GCGCACCACTTCCACGCCGGCGCGCTCCAACTCCTCGCGGGTGAAGTCGAGCACGGTGTCCAGCACGGCGGTGACGTCGCGCGGGTCCAGGTCGGGCCGGGGAGGGCGGGCCATGCGCAGGTACTGCTCGGTGACATCCGCCAGGCGGTCCACCTCCTGGGTGACGGCGGAGATGAGGTCCTTCACCTCGGCCGCGTCCTCGGGGGTCGCGAAGCGGGCGGTTTCGAACCCGTCCTGGAGCAACTCCACGTTGAGGCCAATGGAGGACAGGGGGTTGCGCACCTCGTGGACGATTTGCGCGGAGATGCGGCCCACGGCGGCCAGCTGCTCCGCGCGCATGAGGGCCTCGGCCTGGGCCTTGAGCTGGGCCTCGCGCGCCTGGAGCGAGCGGGCCATCTGGTCGAACTCCCGGGCCAGGACGGCCACCTCGTCGTCGCCGCGCACGCCGAGCTGGGCGTTGTAGTCACCGCGGCCGATGCGTGACACGCCCCGGATGAGGTTGCGCATGGGGCGCAGCGTGCGGGCGGACCAGGCGGTGGCGCCCACGCCCACGGCGATGGCGGCCACGGAGAAGCCGATGATGAAGAGGCCGGTGGTGCGCTCGCGCTCCTCGGCGCCGTCCACGCGCTCGCGGATGCGGTTGGACAGGGCGGCGCGCAGCACGCGAATCTCGCGGCCGATGGAGTTCTCTTCCTGCCGCAGCTCGGCGGTGGCGATGGCGACCTGTTCGCGGTCCGGATTC
The sequence above is a segment of the Myxococcus virescens genome. Coding sequences within it:
- a CDS encoding sensor histidine kinase yields the protein TQEKDTERLIQEGNVEIRRAFIRLARTYNSPLMTQRLAAAQAKAHEVLASAPDSEVPFIRGLEDRFGELQARYRDYGRAAEAVFAVLSTENPDREQVAIATAELRQEENSIGREIRVLRAALSNRIRERVDGAEERERTTGLFIIGFSVAAIAVGVGATAWSARTLRPMRNLIRGVSRIGRGDYNAQLGVRGDDEVAVLAREFDQMARSLQAREAQLKAQAEALMRAEQLAAVGRISAQIVHEVRNPLSSIGLNVELLQDGFETARFATPEDAAEVKDLISAVTQEVDRLADVTEQYLRMARPPRPDLDPRDVTAVLDTVLDFTREELERAGVEVVRDFALDTPHVLADEGQLRQVFLNLLRNSREAMPSGGRLTIITRPAEDAVEVTVRDTGQGMTEDIRQHLFEPFFTTKEGGTGLGLAVSQQILQVHGGSLSCQSIPGQGTAFVLRLPRA